The nucleotide sequence CAACAGCCTCTTTACGCTCGTCCACCCACAGCAACCTCCATTTTTGGCTAAAGCTAAACACACACCAATTTACGATGTCCTAAATAGAAGTTTGCATACAAACACCACAAAACGCCAAAAGGGGAACCCACGCCAACCCCTAAGGGCACGTTAATATTCAAATAAGCTTAACGCAACACTCTTATGAACGGAAAAAGCATTCACAGACTTAACAGGCATAGAAAATGAGAAAAGGCAAACTTGCAGTCAAAGGTTTACTTTGTGATTTAGACGGTACTTTGATGAATACTAAAGAGGCGTATGTGGAAGCGGCGAAGCTGGCGTTTTTGGATTTGGGTCAAGATCCGCCTGTGGAGGCTGTGGCGTTGGAGATTCCAAGGCGCATAGAGCAAAGGCTGCCGCTTACGGAACTGGTTAGCTGCGATGACATGGAGTTTCTACGAGCTTACTTGAAGGCGTTTTATTCGGTTTCAAAAGAGAAGGTTAAGCCGTTTCCAGATGTGAAGTCTACGTTGGAGGCGCTTTCGCAAAAAGCCAAGTTAGCTATAATTACTATGCGTTACAGCCCCAAAGAGGTTGTAGCGTCGGAGCTTAAACAGTTTGGTTTGGACAAATATTTTAGCTGCATCGTAACTGCTTGTGATACGCCCGAACCTAAACCCTCACCTGAAGCACTATTCAAAGCCGCTGAAGCCATCGACCTAAAAACAAGCGACTGCGCCATAGTAGGCGACTCCATAATTGATGTCCAAGCAGGCAAAGCCGCAGGAATCAAAACCGTAGCGGTTCTCTCAGGACTGTACTCCCACACAGAACTCTCAAAATCTCAACCCAACTATATTTTAGAAACCCTAACCCAACTCTCAGACCTTCTAGAATAAGGGCGCTACAGGCGATTTTGAGCTATTTCGAGGCTCGTAATATTGCCAAATTCCGCCTAAACCAGTTATATCTGAATTGTTAATAACCTTAATTAGAGCCTCAACATCATAGGTATAGTGGAGAAGGCTTCGAGTGGGTAGAAATGAACTACGTAGAAATAATATTAAGCGAGAAACTCAAAGACGCAGATCCAGCCCTTGACATCTTGGGGTCCGACCGCAAAGTTCTCTACATAGCATGCCAAGACTTCGCGAACTACCTAAAGTTACAGTGGAAACTTGTTGGCAAAGAAGCAAGCAATTTTGAGTTAGCTGAAAGAATTGAAAGACTCTTCAAGAGGGAACCCGAAGAAATTGAAGCTTTCCTGGCAGTCTGGACAGGCATGTGGCTCAAAAAATGGAAACAACGCGTCAAACTACTCATAGGAGACCAAAACGCCAAAAGCTGGAACAAAGTCTCCAAAAACATAGCCGACGCAGAACCCCTCTGGCGAGAAATAGAAAACAAACACGAAATCATGGAAGCCGTAGTAGCCACACTAGAAAAGAACGGCGAAATCTGCGGAACCGAAATCCTCGCAGAAAACCTAATCAAACTCGAACTAGGCGACAAAAACAACCACAGCCTAAACGAAAAAGAACAAATCTGCAACGTCCTCAACAAATCACTACGCAAAGCCCGAGAAATGGCACAAAGCAGAGGTCCACTGATCTTTGTCAAAGTCGACAAAGGCTACTACGATACGCTAGACGAATAAACCACCATTTTCCCTTTTTAGAATCCGTCAAGCTTTTTTGGCATAAAAGTTTTGCAAAAGCAGCCCTTAGAGAGGCAAGCTTGTTTTAAGAAAACTTTGTTAAAAGTAGAAGAGGTTTAGGCGACTCTTTGTCGTGCTAGAGTCTTTGTTTGCCAGTTGTAGCGGCGCAGTTTGGTTGTTTCGCCATACCCGCATGCAGCACATCGCTTGTCACGCACGTGATAGGCGCGCCTGCCGCATCGTCTACATCGTATGTGAACGACTTTGCCTTGGCGTTTACCCATTGATGGTGTTCCTTTACCCATTCATCTCACCTTGGCGGGGGCGAAATTAGAACTACGTTGTCACCGCGGACAATAATAAGTCCTAGTTTGCGTTGATTTTCAATGTTGGTGGTATCCTCTGTCTCTTCGAGAACTAAGTTAAGGTGCTGGTCAAAGCCCTTCAATCTACCGCGCAGGCTCTTTCCACCTTTCAGCCGCACAAGCACTATCTTACTAAGATTCTGCTCAAGGATTTCAGTTGTCATCTCACTCATAATGAACCCTTCGTCTGCTTACGCCCATCTAATTAAAACTAATAGAATTTAAACCTATTGACCAAAACGGGTCAGTCACCACGCGCCCAGTTCCCCTTTCTTTTTGATTTGTTTCTGATATAGTTTATTTAGCCAGGATGGCAAAACTTGGAAGTGATAATCCCTGTTGCTTCTATGACGTTTGAGGCGGCTTTACAGATGAAATTCCCATAAAACTCACGTACGCACTATTCGCAGGGCATAATTTTAAGGCATTAATAAAAGCGAGGTCTTGGAAAATAAGCATAACATTCCCGCAGTTTTTCAAACGGCTGCAAGAATTCACGATTTGCACTATTATTATAAGCTTGGCTTAACAATTCATTACTAGGTGTTTTCGTTGAGTAAAAAGCGACCAGTAAAACATACAGACATAGAAACTTTTGAACCAAAGGAGAATCAGGAATTAGAAACAGAAGACATCTACGACGATAAGCAGCGAGAAACAATGTTAAAAGAGGATGAAATAACCGCATCAGAAAATGCGTTTATGCAAGGCAGAGAAATGAATCTAAAAAAGAACCGTAAAGCAACTCATGATGATTCCATTTCAGTTGAGCTCTCTAAGCAAGAGTACGAAGAAGATTAATTACAAAAACTAATTCGTTTATTCCAGACTAAACGGATTTAAACTTAAGCCTAACCAAGAAAAACACAAACAACCCCATAAAACAAACTTTTTCTCACCTTTAGCCATGCAACGAGTGAGACAGATCAAGAAAAGCGCGAACCAATTTTCTAGCATTTTCTCGTTTTTTGCTAGGCATCTTGTGTTTGGGAGGATAGAGTTTTGGGTGAAAACCTTTTAGGGTTGGGGTTGTGATGTAGGGTATTAAATCTAGTGGTAGTAGGGTTTGGCTTGCTTGATCAACTGTTGCAGACGGTATTGCTTGGTTTGATTCAGGGCATTTCTGAGTGGCTGCCTATTTCCAGCACGGCGCATTTGAAGCTTGCGGGCATCTACTTGGGTTTGGATGTTACGCCGCTGTTTAACATTATCTTGCACGCTGGAACCCTGATGGTGGTTGTTTTCTTTTTCCGCCACGAAGTAAAAGCCCTACTCTCTGCGCTGTTTCGTTTGGATTTTAAGTCAGAAAACGGCCAGCTCATCCCGCGCATAGCCGTCGCAACCATACCTACCGCCGTCATAGCCCTCCTCTACGATGGCTTTTTGGAGAGCACCGCCCGAACCATACCCATAATCGCCTGCACCTTCCTCATCGGAGCCACCGTGGTCTACTCCACCAAATTCTCCAAAGAAATCAACCCAGGTCTGCCCTACAGCATAGTTTTGTTGATGGGTGCGGCGCAGGGTTTCGCGATTTTCCCAGGGCTTTCACGTAGTGGCATAACTATTTCTACGGCGTTGCTGTTTGGGTTGCGCCGAGAAAAAGCGTTTAAGTTCTCGTTTTTGCTTTCGATACCTGCGATTGCGGGGGATTTGATTTACGAATTCTACAGTAGCCGCGGGCAATTTGCGGTTGGGGGCTTGGGCACAGTTGAGGTTCTGGCGGGGGTTGTAGCTGCCATGGTTGTGGGTTACTTTGCCCTAAAGCTTTTAGCCAAGCTGGTGCGCGGCAAAAAATTCCACTTATTCGCGTTCTACACTTGGGCACTGGGCATCGCCCTGCTAATAATCACGTTCCTCACAGCATAAACTCGGGGCGGGCTATCTCTGGGCGGTTATTGCAGTTTTTGTGTTCATTATAGCTTATACTTAAATTAACCAAGCACGTATGCTATGCACGAATACGGGAGCATTCAATGGCGTCATTTATCGAGTTGCTGATTGTTTTACTCAGCGCCTTTGGGTTAAACCTCATACCCTTTGCGGGTCCATCGAACCTTTTCATAGCCTCAACCGCAGCATTGGGCATAGCAAACGCCGACGCCACCACGCTTGTAGCCATCGGGTTTCTCGTCGCCTTGGGAGCGTCCCTAGCAAAAAGCGTCCACTACATGGTCACGTTCTTCATCGGCAAACGCCTAAGCGAAAACCGCCGCAGAAAACTTGATGTGCAAGCGAAAAAAGTCAAGAAATGGGCGTTCTTGCTACTGTTTAGCGCCGCAGCTTCCCCAATTCCCGATGAACCCGTCGTCGTACCCTTGGGACTTATGAAGTACAGCCCCGTAAAGTTTTTCTCCGCGTTTTTCTTGGGCAAAATAACAATCACCATCGCAGGTGCGTTCTTAGGGGACTGGGTTAAAGGTGCCACGGCGGGCTGGATAAGCTCAGAAGTCATGATAGCCATATCCATCGTGTTAACCATCGTCGTAACTGTTGTCCTGCTCAAAGTCGACATAGACAAATGGCTAACAAAAATCTTCAAACGAAAAACCATCCCCGAAGAAGAGCCGCAGGCAGACGCTTAAGGGAAAATTAAAAAAGCTTAGTGCCATCTCGCATACTTGCATAGATGAATAGGAGATTTTGGATGCCTCAGAAAAACCGTCGCTACAACCTCAAAAGCAGGGAATCAAAGCAGATTACCCAGCAGACTGCGGAGCGTTTTCATGTGGATGCAGAAAATGTTTTTGGGTCAAAAGCCAGCGTGGAAGTTGTGGAAGCTGAGTTTGGAGATGTTTTACTTGTCAACGGAAAACCCCTGCTGTTTCGAGCCGAAGACAAAACGGTGTTTCCAACGCTTTTAGCACAGGAAATCGTGGAGCGTTTGCCTAAAGCTGTGGTGGATATGGGCGCGGTCAGGTTTGTTTGCAACGGCGCGGATGTTATGGCTCCAGGAATTGTGCGTTACGAAGGCAGTTTTGGCGAGGGTGATGCGGTGGCGGTGGTGGATGAGAAGCACGGCAAACCGTTGGCGCTGGGTGAGGCACTCTACGACTCACAAGAGGTTCAAACAATCAAGAAGGGCGCAGTCATTAAAAGTAGGCACTACGTCAGCGACAAAGTCTGGAACTTTGCCAAAGCCATCACAGAGTAGCCCCGCAACGTTTCTTTTATTTCCATTTGGTTAGGATTTCTTCTCGTTTGAAGGTTGCTTTGCTTAGGTAGAACAGGGCTAGGTCGGCTGCGGCTAGGGCTGCGGAGACGATTAGTGTCATGGTGGTTAGGGGGAACGTGGTCATGGTGGAGGCAAAGATTACCACTAAGATGAGGGGCATGATGACAAAGGCGCCTAGTTGTTGGGCGGCTCGTATGTCGTTGACTCGCGAGGAGATTATGACGTTGGCTTCTACGCTTAATACACAAGCCAACGGTGTTACTAAACCAAGGGTTATTGCCCAGTAAAAGTTGGGAAGCAGCAAAACCCCCAGGGTCGAAAGCGACCACGCATCGATGATGGCGATGAATATGGCGGTTCCGATGTAGGTTGCTCCGATGCAGGGCAAAAACGCAGCGAGGCTTTTGCCAAAGAGCAGTTCGCTATCGGTTGTTGGCGTGGCAAGCAGCGGTTCAAGGCTTTTCTCGGTTTTCTCACCTACGAAACTGTAAGAAGCAAGTATAGTAGGCAACACAGCGGCTATGATAACAAAGTAGGAAGTGAAGAGATTTAGCAGCATATCCGCTTCCTGCAAAAGACTCGCGGCGGGAAGACTTGCAGATTCACTTTGCAAAGCAAATATCAAAATCGAAGGAATCACAACACCCATCAACAGGGGCATGCCGATAAGCGAATACAAAATGTACTTGTTCTTTTTGAAAACCGCCAAATCTTTAGTCGCAACTATCCAAGCCTTCCAAAACCTCACTGCACAGTCGCCTCCCGAATAACTTTGAGGTAAACGTCTTCTAACGTGGATTTTAATTCGGTAACGTATTGGATGTTTGCGCCTGTAGCAACGATGGCGCGGATAAGTTCGGGGTTGTCGCGTTCGGGGTTGTCCATGTCTAAAATCAGCTTGTTTTCCATGATGCGTGTGCTTTTTACAAAGCTCAGAGTTTTTGCGGCGGCTTCGATTTGGCTGGTGACTTGCTGTTGGAAGTGCACGATGGTTTTTCGGTTGTAAAGGCTGCGTTTAAGTTCTTGAGGCGAACCGACGGTAACGAGCCTAGTTTTCAAAATAGCTATACGGTCACAAAGCCTTTCGGCTTCATCAAGGTTGTGTGTGTTAATGAATATGGTGCGTTTCTCTTTTTTTAGTTCCAAGACAAAGTCGCGTACTGTTTTGGAAGCTTCAGGGTCCAAGTTCGCTGTGGGTTCATCCAAAAACAGCAGCTGTGGGTCGTGTATTAGGGCTCGGGCTATGGCGATTTTTTGTTTGGTGCCCTTTGAGAAGCTGCCGACGTTGTCGTCTTTTCGCTCCCAGATGCCCAGTAGCCGTAGGAGGCGTTCGATGTTTTCTTGGCGTTTTTGCTCGGGCACTTCGTAGAGTTTCCCGTAAAAATCCAGATTCTTGTACGCGCTAAGGCTATCGTATAACCCAACGTTCTCAGGAAGAAAACCTACCAGTTTGCGAATAGCCAAACAGTCCTCGTTGCGGTCGACGTCGTATTCTCCGATGTGGGCGCTACCGCTGGTTTTGGAAATCAAACAGCAAAGCATGCGAACAGTGGTGGTTTTGCCTGCAGCGTTAGGACCCAAGAACCCGAAAACCTCTCCTTCACGAACGCGCAGTGTAAGGTTGTCCACGGCGGTTAGGTCGCCGAATTTGCGGGTGAGATTTTGGGTTTGAATCATGTGAGCCACCACGAAAACTGCTTAGGGTTTTTCGTATTTGGAATCTTCGATGCGTTTTCTTTCGAGTTCTTCGTCTGAAAGCTGCGTTTCCGTTTGCTCTTGCGCGGGTTCTTGCGGCGGCCAAGTCACAGGGTCACTTACAGACGAGTACAGGTTAAAGAAGCTGCGTTTTCCACAAGCGGGACATTTAAGAAAATGGAACGGACCAATATGTGGACCTAAAACAACGCCAGTTAGCATGTCCTGTTCGAAAACGTTTTGGCATTTTTTACATCGAAGCCTAGGCAAATTAGGGTCACCTTTTACCATACTGTACAAAATCGAACTTAAAAATGTGATATATCACGTAACTAAGAATTGTTAGAGCCAAAACCAACAGATGCAACAAAAATCTAATCGAATGCTAAAACGGAAACGGTGTTAGTTAGGTTGGGGTAGCTGGCAGGTAGCTTGTCCTTCTTTGTTTTGTTTTTTGGGTATGGTCATAACAAACTGTACGCCTTCGCCTTCTTTGCCTGTCTCTGTGATAGCCCAGCCGTAAGCGTCGCACATACGTTTCATCATGTAAAGCCCCATGCCCGTGCCTTTGCCAAAGCCTTTCTGGAACAAGTGACTTTTCAAGTTCTCGGGGATGCCGTTGCCGTCGTCTTCATAGATTAGCTCTACCGCATCGGGGTTTTGGGTGTAGCTGAGTTTGATGGTGGAGAGGTTGCCGCCGTATTTGATGGTGTTGTCGAGCAGGTTGTAGAATAATTGTCTGAGCAGGGAATCGGCAAGAACTTTTACGCCGTTGCATTTGTTGATTAACGTGTATTTGGATAGGTCAGAGAAGAGCAGGGTTGCTTCTTGGAAGTACATGCCAACGTCCACGTATGTTAGTTCTTCTGCGCCTACTTGCACGTAGATTTTTTCGCAGTCCAAAATTGAGAGGATTTGTTTGGAAGATGCCTCGAGTTGGGTCACGTAAGTTAAAAGTGTGGGGTTGTCGCGTAGCTGGCGTTTTAGCAGGTAGAGGTAGCCGTTCATGGCGGAGAGTTTGTTTCGTACGTCGTGTCTTGTTAGGCTTTCGACGACGTGTAGTTTTTCGTTGAGTTCTTGGATTTTGTCGATGGTTTCTGATAGGGCGTCAAGCATCCATTTCTGCTCAGTGATGTCAGTGAAAACGCTTATGCTACCTTGGAAAAAACCCGCGGCATCGAGCAGGGGAAAGTTTTTGACAAGCATGGCTAAGGGTCTGCCATCACGGCGTTGAACCACTTTCTCAGTCGTAAAAGCCACCCCCTCCTTTAGGCTACCAAGAATATCCGTAGCCTTATCGGGGAACACTTTAGAAATACCAGCCCCAAGCATCTCTTTTTCTGACCAACCAAAAACCTGCTCCGCCACAGAATTCCAAAAAGTTATCTTGCCATCCTTATCTGCAGCAACCACCACTTGCCCAACAGCCCCAAGCAAGCTAGCCTGAAAACGCAGTTTCTTGATGTTCGCTTTGTAAACAGTTATATCCCTAAATACGCACTGAACAATTTTTTGTCCCTTAACCTCAACAAAGTTTGATTTAATAGCCACATCCCTACGTTCACCTGATTTTGTAACCATTACGGTTTCGATAACTGTACCGAGGCGTTCTTTAAGATGTGCTTTGAAACGAGCCACTTTTTCTGTTTGGTCTTTAGGATAAAGCAAGGAATGGTGCATACCGATTAATTCGGATTTGGACCTGCCAGTGAGTTTTGTGGCTTCTTGGTTGCAGCCTAAAATAACCCCCGTTTCAGCATCTGACAAAACAATAGCGTCCATAGCACCCTCGAACAGGCGACGATATATCTCGTCTGAACCTGCGATAAAATGTTTTGTAGGTTTACCTGTGAAGCCTTCAACGTAGATTTTGTTTTCGGGGTCGACAATGGAATCCATCCCTTTTTACCTCAACATGCGGTGGCTGTGTCAGTACCAAAATCATAAATTTGCAAGTTAAAACCGTTATGAACACAAAATAGTGATTGCTGTTAACAAAAACCCTACAAAACATTGGGAGTTGGGGGCTTTTCGTTGTATGGGGGTTTTAGGTGTGGGGGTGGATGGTTGTAATTTGTGTTTGGTATGGAGAATTCTATTTGAGGAGAAAGAAACGCTTAACTGCACAAAACACTATACAAGTAACACTTGCAGAGTAAATCTTTGCATAGCAACAAGACTCTGTAAACTGGGCAGCATGAGGAAACAAGAATGCAAGAAGAAACCTCACCCGCCGACGTGCCAGAACAAAACGAGGCAGAGGTAACCTATTTACGAGCTATGCCTCTTCGTGACTTGTCAGATCTGGACTACATCAAAGCTCAAGCACAAAAAGGCAACATAATCATCATACGCATAACGCCTCTGGCAAACAAAAGCATCGAAGAAGTCAAACAGGCAATCAACGAACTCTACAGTTTTGTCGAAAACATAAACGGAGACATAGCACGCCTAGGCGAAGAACGCATAGTTGTTTGCCCACAAAAAATAAGA is from Candidatus Bathyarchaeota archaeon and encodes:
- the sepF gene encoding cell division protein SepF, producing the protein MQEETSPADVPEQNEAEVTYLRAMPLRDLSDLDYIKAQAQKGNIIIIRITPLANKSIEEVKQAINELYSFVENINGDIARLGEERIVVCPQKIRIWREKTPAQNQPLPTTT
- a CDS encoding undecaprenyl-diphosphate phosphatase, producing MLDQLLQTVLLGLIQGISEWLPISSTAHLKLAGIYLGLDVTPLFNIILHAGTLMVVVFFFRHEVKALLSALFRLDFKSENGQLIPRIAVATIPTAVIALLYDGFLESTARTIPIIACTFLIGATVVYSTKFSKEINPGLPYSIVLLMGAAQGFAIFPGLSRSGITISTALLFGLRREKAFKFSFLLSIPAIAGDLIYEFYSSRGQFAVGGLGTVEVLAGVVAAMVVGYFALKLLAKLVRGKKFHLFAFYTWALGIALLIITFLTA
- a CDS encoding VTT domain-containing protein codes for the protein MASFIELLIVLLSAFGLNLIPFAGPSNLFIASTAALGIANADATTLVAIGFLVALGASLAKSVHYMVTFFIGKRLSENRRRKLDVQAKKVKKWAFLLLFSAAASPIPDEPVVVPLGLMKYSPVKFFSAFFLGKITITIAGAFLGDWVKGATAGWISSEVMIAISIVLTIVVTVVLLKVDIDKWLTKIFKRKTIPEEEPQADA
- a CDS encoding PAS domain S-box protein, whose protein sequence is MDSIVDPENKIYVEGFTGKPTKHFIAGSDEIYRRLFEGAMDAIVLSDAETGVILGCNQEATKLTGRSKSELIGMHHSLLYPKDQTEKVARFKAHLKERLGTVIETVMVTKSGERRDVAIKSNFVEVKGQKIVQCVFRDITVYKANIKKLRFQASLLGAVGQVVVAADKDGKITFWNSVAEQVFGWSEKEMLGAGISKVFPDKATDILGSLKEGVAFTTEKVVQRRDGRPLAMLVKNFPLLDAAGFFQGSISVFTDITEQKWMLDALSETIDKIQELNEKLHVVESLTRHDVRNKLSAMNGYLYLLKRQLRDNPTLLTYVTQLEASSKQILSILDCEKIYVQVGAEELTYVDVGMYFQEATLLFSDLSKYTLINKCNGVKVLADSLLRQLFYNLLDNTIKYGGNLSTIKLSYTQNPDAVELIYEDDGNGIPENLKSHLFQKGFGKGTGMGLYMMKRMCDAYGWAITETGKEGEGVQFVMTIPKKQNKEGQATCQLPQPN
- a CDS encoding 50S ribosomal protein L37e, with protein sequence MGKGTPSMGKRQGKVVHIRCRRCGRRAYHVRDKRCAACGYGETTKLRRYNWQTKTLARQRVA
- a CDS encoding LSm family protein, encoding MMSEMTTEILEQNLSKIVLVRLKGGKSLRGRLKGFDQHLNLVLEETEDTTNIENQRKLGLIIVRGDNVVLISPPPR
- a CDS encoding ABC transporter ATP-binding protein, translated to MIQTQNLTRKFGDLTAVDNLTLRVREGEVFGFLGPNAAGKTTTVRMLCCLISKTSGSAHIGEYDVDRNEDCLAIRKLVGFLPENVGLYDSLSAYKNLDFYGKLYEVPEQKRQENIERLLRLLGIWERKDDNVGSFSKGTKQKIAIARALIHDPQLLFLDEPTANLDPEASKTVRDFVLELKKEKRTIFINTHNLDEAERLCDRIAILKTRLVTVGSPQELKRSLYNRKTIVHFQQQVTSQIEAAAKTLSFVKSTRIMENKLILDMDNPERDNPELIRAIVATGANIQYVTELKSTLEDVYLKVIREATVQ
- a CDS encoding ABC transporter permease encodes the protein MRFWKAWIVATKDLAVFKKNKYILYSLIGMPLLMGVVIPSILIFALQSESASLPAASLLQEADMLLNLFTSYFVIIAAVLPTILASYSFVGEKTEKSLEPLLATPTTDSELLFGKSLAAFLPCIGATYIGTAIFIAIIDAWSLSTLGVLLLPNFYWAITLGLVTPLACVLSVEANVIISSRVNDIRAAQQLGAFVIMPLILVVIFASTMTTFPLTTMTLIVSAALAAADLALFYLSKATFKREEILTKWK
- a CDS encoding RNA-binding protein → MPQKNRRYNLKSRESKQITQQTAERFHVDAENVFGSKASVEVVEAEFGDVLLVNGKPLLFRAEDKTVFPTLLAQEIVERLPKAVVDMGAVRFVCNGADVMAPGIVRYEGSFGEGDAVAVVDEKHGKPLALGEALYDSQEVQTIKKGAVIKSRHYVSDKVWNFAKAITE
- a CDS encoding HAD family hydrolase, yielding MRKGKLAVKGLLCDLDGTLMNTKEAYVEAAKLAFLDLGQDPPVEAVALEIPRRIEQRLPLTELVSCDDMEFLRAYLKAFYSVSKEKVKPFPDVKSTLEALSQKAKLAIITMRYSPKEVVASELKQFGLDKYFSCIVTACDTPEPKPSPEALFKAAEAIDLKTSDCAIVGDSIIDVQAGKAAGIKTVAVLSGLYSHTELSKSQPNYILETLTQLSDLLE